One Anolis carolinensis isolate JA03-04 unplaced genomic scaffold, rAnoCar3.1.pri scaffold_13, whole genome shotgun sequence genomic window, tgtcagtccggatttggaagtcccacagtatctttgcgtgctcattttccaatacttttgcagatttgtgatcccaccagttctttactgttaggaggtggtacttgaggcataagttccaatgaatcatttgggccacatagttgtgcctctgtttgtagtctgtctgtgcgattttcttacagcagctgaggatatgatcaatggtttcgtcagtttcctgcattttgggtcatcagctgatttttcgatcttggccataattgcatttgttctgatgtcttgctcctgggctgcaaggatcaggccttctgtctccttcttcagggtcccattcgtgagccagagcaaggtcttcttcttatcagcttttccttcaattttgtcaaggaactttccatgcagtgttttgttgtgccagctgtcagctctagtttgtagtgttgttttcttgtactgattctttgtctgctgtgctttgaggaatttctgatttttgacttcaatcaaagcaggttcttcactttgctttacatattctgccagggcatgttcttcttctttgactgcttgtttgacttgtaagagtcctctgccccctgatcttctaggcagatatagccggtcaacatcactgcgagggtgcagtgaatgatgaatggtcatgagttttcttgtttttctgtccaaattgtccagttccatctgtgtccaatttatgatgccagcagtatatcttatgacaggtatggcccaggtgtttatggccttgatggtgttgcctccattgagcttgcttttgagaatttttctgaccctttgtgtgtattctttgctgaccacagttttcacatgttcatgcttgatgttgtctagctgtagtatgcccagatatttataggcctctggctggtgacactttattgtttggccattgggcatatttatgccctcactttcaatgatttttcccttcttcaatgccactgtcgaacatttgtccaaaccaaactccatgttgatatcagtgctaaaaattcggacagtgttggtcagagactggatttcagtttccgttttcccatatagcttcaggtcatccatgtacatcaaatgtgaaattttgtgagaattcttagatatttgatagccgagatttgttttttgtaagattgttgacagagggatcatggcaataatgaaaagcagaggggacaattaatctccctggaaaattcctctcctgatgttgacaagtccatagctttcatttccaacaaacagttcagttttccagtgctccatcatgttttcaatgaaggtgccaactgttttacatttactgttttttattattattattattattattattattattattattattattattattattattttatggggTGTAAAATGGGACATGTTCCCCTATTGCTAGGAAATGGAGACATGTCCCCAATTGCGCTTTCCAACGCCACCAACATCCACAAgaaacaatgttgttgtttttttattattattatcccactttggTTTTATCAAAATCGAAGAGACTCTAAGTGGCTCACAATAGAACCGATATGATAGAAGTCAAACTCTGTGAATCGAGACAGGGACAAAGAGACTGACTATCAGATGATGCAGATCACAGCCTGAGGCTCCTGGATCGATTCCTGGCTGGCTGGGAAATGGATTTTAGATGAACTAACAAGGCCAGGAAGTGGTCCTGCGTCCGGCTCGGAGAGCTATGGTCACTCGAGGCTGTGgctctggactccaactcccaccattcctaacagcctcaggccctttccttttccccctcagccgcttaagcggctgagggggaaaaggaaagggcctgaggctgttaggaatggtgggagttgcaataGCTGTGCaaacccatatgtgcgatttcacagacaccACAAAGAACAAACCAtcaagaccccttttccccataagaTGGCACTTTTCTAGCTCAAGAAGCCAGAAATGCTGGTTTGACTTCTCTGACTTCactctttcaccttccttctgtcttccttccctcctttcttagGGGGCTACTATGTCCACCCCGGCCCGCACCCCCCCATGGGATACTATCCCGGCCCGGGGGGCCCCTACACCCCGATGGGGGGCCCGGGGGCAGGGTCTGCGGCGGTGCTGATGCCCTCGGTGGCGGCCACCACGGTGACCGTCCTGCAGGGGGAGGTCTTCCAGGCGGCCCCCGTCCCCACCGTCTGCCCGCACTGCCAGCAGGCCATCACCACCAAGGTCAGCCACGAGGTCGGACTCATGAACTTCCTGCTGGGCTTCTTCTGCTGCTTCGTGGGGTACGTGGCTGGGGAGACTGGACTGGACTGGACTGGGAGGAATGGGGAACCCTTTGGGGTCGCACCCTGCTTGTGCTTCTTGGGCTCAGCTGGCTGTAAACAGAAGGAGCTTTCCCGATTGACAGGTCACAGACCTCactcctttttttcctcctttccttcccctcctcttctccttcttctccttttcccttcccattcTATTCCCTTTCCTTtgcctttcccttttcttccccttccctttcttttccctttcctttcccttttcttcccctcctcttctccctttccctttccaaTCCATTCTGTTTActttccctttcttctccctttcccttcccttttcttcccctcttctccttcttctccctttccctttcttttccattccattccctttcttctccctttcccttcccttttcttcccctcttctcctttttctccctttcccttccctttcctttgcctttcccttcccttttcttcccctcctcttcttctttcccctttccctttcccttccctttcccttccctactttgtctccctttccctttccttcgcctttccctttcttctccctttcccttcccttttcttcccctcctcttctccttcttctcccttttccttccctttcctttgcctttccctttcttctccctttcccttccctttcttttcccttcccttttcttctcctcctccttcttccttccctttcctttcccttcccttccttttcccttcccttttcttctcctcctcctccttcttcttccttccctttcctttcccttccctttcttctcccttttcttcccctcctcttctccttcttctccctttcccttcccttgctCTCCATCCTTCCAGGTGTGACCTGGGCTGCTGCCTGATCCCCTGCCTGATCGACGAGTTCAAGGACGTGACCCACACCTGCCCCAACTGCAAGGCCTACATCTACACCTACAAGCGCATGTGCTAGCGAGAGACAGcaagagaacccccccccccacccttcctctttccctccacCCCAtgccccatcctcctcctcctcctcctcctggcttgTGTCTTCCCTCCATCACAGAGAGTCTCCAGGTGCCGCAGAGGagcctctgagagagagagagacagagagagctgTGGGGCCCAGGGGTCTCTCCCCAAGAAAGGGAGAGACCCACTCGCTGACAGGGAAGGCCTCCTCCACCCCGATGGCACTTTCTTCATGAAAAGGGAACTCCTCTCCGCTCCGCTCTGGGTCTGCATGCAAAGGGAGGctgagtggaggaggaggaggaggcttggAGCATTAGCTTTCAGGGGCCGGTGCATGGGAGAAGGCCTTTCAGGGCGCTCGCTCTATGCAGCCGGTCGAGTCTGCAAAAGCTTTTGCAGCGCCATCCCTACAGACCCGACTTTGGTTTCCCTCCATCATTCTCGGTTCTCCCTGTGCTCCTCCCTGGCCATATTTTGCACTGTGTTTTCTTTTATGTGGGCAGCAAGCAGAGGAGGGAAacggaggaaggaaggagcctcaagggaagaaggaaaggaaggaaggggactgACCCCCAAACCAGAAACCCCTTCTTTCCTGCTGGACACCCTCCCTCCTTCGCTCCCCGTTTCCCGGCCTTTGGGTTTCGTAGGCTGCGTTTCACCCAAAGGGAGCCCTTGAGCCACTTTGCACCCAGACATCCCGTCCCCAGCATGTACATAGAAGCAGGTGGGTTTTGGGTTTACCTTCGGTTTTTTATCCCCTGTGAAAAATCTGGACTGTGACTGACCCTTGCACGCCTCCCCCGCCTTTCCTCCATTTTGCACTGACTCCCCCTAGAAAGGCCAGAGAAAACTATAGAGCCAAGAGCCAGAGGGCAGAGACTGGCACTGGAGGCCCAGCATGAGCGCCCC contains:
- the cdip1 gene encoding cell death-inducing p53-target protein 1, with amino-acid sequence MSSDPPPPYPGGPSAPLIEEKDGSPFPAGQVPPSALQPPPLDVGPPPYEATAPQPGFLPPTPLPSAEGPMHPYVAPPGGYYVHPGPHPPMGYYPGPGGPYTPMGGPGAGSAAVLMPSVAATTVTVLQGEVFQAAPVPTVCPHCQQAITTKVSHEVGLMNFLLGFFCCFVGCDLGCCLIPCLIDEFKDVTHTCPNCKAYIYTYKRMC